From one Anopheles bellator chromosome 1, idAnoBellAS_SP24_06.2, whole genome shotgun sequence genomic stretch:
- the LOC131206005 gene encoding valine--tRNA ligase isoform X1, translating to MLQRLLQQHGSTVRYVKIWIHCTTTARNFVTKRDIAPAYKPSLVEAKVHANDSLPRIQYNNAKHELATGKRYSILLPPPNVTGELHLGHALTCAVQDALIRYARNNGKTPLWIPGMDHAGIATQVVVEKRIRKDLNVSRHELGRERFLEEILRWKKEKECTIRSALHQLGCSMDWHREYFTMDEQQSVAVKEAFVRLFENGLVYRDKSLVNWSCSLESAISDVEVESLQLDGPTALAVPGYNKSVTFGQLVDIAYRVQGSTEEIVVSTTRPETFLGDVAVAVHPEDGRYSHLRNKSTFLWHPVRKEDIPLIFDESVDRAFGTGAVKITPAHDRFDFEIARKHQLATVEVLNEQGIVREHFDPFSGLPRYEARERLMDYLSKLSLLRGIRPHAMVLPVCSRSKDVVELLLRPQWFVRCREMAQRAVAVVQDGKLQIIPKVFEREWFRWLEDCHDWCISRQLWWGHRIPAFRVQHGGRTHWVAARSLAEAREKYVRQIQHQAENVSNEPITVEQDTDVLDTWFSSALLPFSTTGWPHAKSPNKEEYPLDLMETGHDILFFWVARMVMLGQELTGELPFRKVLLHGIICDEHGRKMSKSLGNVIKPDHVIQGITLERLEAETDASFRQGILSELELKKSLAGQRKMFPDGIAESGTDALRFTLCSVNVKNHFIHFNAQEAHTNKLFFNKIWQATRYTLGCLEHFPLATKQTFPEANRLCMMDRWILSRLASTIQVCSEAFEGYNFHLATAALKTFFYTNLCDVYLETTKINMKTEHAAKASVQCAVLHHCLTTGLCYLEPFAPFLAAELLSHLALETKMDEFNTSLQPKIDSELEANVDQLLLICQHIRQSKNEHIIPIVRKHNPVAHIYVRRSGLYDLVHSQESIIRQLTLCHNVLLHTEEASFDRLRPNFAVQSSVNHECTVGVVADGLDFSSKDNGGVAMATHTKKVQKLEAEIEKLCKTVNNEGYRKSASEAVQKKHQERVCASKPSYSLMVKVSPSQLCCLILAKRTTKTARRNHKNGPTKIIHLTYRLPA from the exons ATGCTTCAGCGACTACTTCAGCAGCATGGGTCTACAGTAcgatatgtgaaaatatggaTACACTGCACCACAACTGCAAGGAATTTCGTTACAAAACGAG ATATTGCACCGGCCTATAAACCATCTCTagttgaagcaaaagttcatGCTAACGACTCTCTGCCGAGGATACAGTACAACAATGCTAAACACGAACTGGCCACTGGCAAACGTTACAGTATCCTTCTACCACCCCCGAACGTAACCGGTGAGCTACATTTGGGACATGCTCTTACCTGCGCCGTTCAAGATGCTCTGATCCGCTACGCAAGGAACAATGGTAAAACACCGCTATGGATACCCGGCATGGATCACGCCGGGATCGCAACGCAGGTTGTGGTTGAGAAGCGTATTCGAAAGGATCTTAATGTATCCCGACATGAGCTTGGAAGGGAACGCTTTCTGGAAGAAATTTtacggtggaaaaaagaaaaagaatgcaCCATTCGAAGTGCCCTCCACCAGCTGGGATGTTCTATGGACTGGCACAGGGAGTACTTTACCATGGACGAACAGCAATCGGTCGCAGTGAAGGAAGCTTTTGTGCGACTCTTCGAAAATGGCTTGGTGTATCGCGACAAATCGTTGGTGAACTGGTCATGTAGTCTAGAATCGGCCATTTCGGACGTTGAAGTTGAAAGCTTGCAACTCGACGGTCCCACTGCGTTGGCTGTACCAGGATACAACAAAAGTGTTACGTTTGGGCAACTAGTGGACATAGCATACCGTGTGCAAGGGTCTACCGAGGAAATCGTTGTCTCTACTACACGCCCAGAGACTTTTCTCGGTGACGTCGCGGTCGCCGTACACCCGGAGGATGGACGGTACTCGCATTTGCGTAACAAAAGTACCTTCCTCTGGCATCCGGTACGCAAAGAGGATATTCCGCTCATCTTTGACGAGTCGGTTGACCGAGCCTTTGGAACAGGGGCAGTTAAGATAACGCCCGCCCACGATAGGTTCGACTTTGAGATAGCCCGCAAGCACCAACTAGCCACTGTCGAAGTTCTGAACGAGCAGGGAATCGTTCGGGAGCATTTCGACCCCTTCTCCGGTTTGCCCCGATACGAAGCCCGCGAACGGTTGATGGATTATCTTTCGAAGCTATCGTTACTGCGGGGCATAAGGCCGCACGCCATGGTATTGCCGGTTTGTTCGCGATCAAAAGACGTGGTTGAGTTGTTACTACGGCCCCAGTGGTTCGTACGGTGTCGAGAAATGGCACAACGGGCGGTAGCAGTCGTGCAGGATGGAAAGCTTCAAATTATACCAAAGGTGTTCGAACGGGAATGGTTCCGATGGCTGGAGGACTGTCACGATTGGTGTATTTCCCGGCAACTTTGGTGGGGACATCGAATTCCTGCGTTTCGCGTGCAACACGGAGGTCGCACCCACTGGGTTGCTGCTCGGTCCTTAGCTGAGGCACGAGAAAAATACGTCCGGCAAATACAACACCAAGCAGAAAACGTGAGCAACGAACCGATAACAGTGGAACAAGATACCGACGTACTAGACACGTGGTTTTCTTCGGCCCTACTACCGTTCTCTACGACTGGTTGGCCTCATGCGAAGTCACCCAATAAGGAAGAATATCCTCTGGATCTGATGGAGACCGGCCacgatattttgtttttctgggTAGCGCGTATGGTAATGCTCGGCCAAGAACTGACAGGAGAACTGCCTTTTCGTAAGGTGTTGCTTCATGGTATCATCTGCGACGAGCACGGGCGTAAAATGTCCAAGAGTCTCGGTAACGTCATCAAACCGGATCACGTGATACAAGGCATAACACTGGAACGGttggaagcggaaacggatgCTTCCTTTAGGCAGGGTATACTGTCGGAACTGGAACTGAAGAAATCACTTGCCGGACAGCGTAAGATGTTCCCCGATGGGATTGCTGAGAGTGGCACCGATGCATTGCGCTTTACTTTGTGTTCAGTAAACGTGAAGAACCATTTCATACACTTCAACGCACAGGAAGCGCATACCAACAAgctatttttcaacaaaatctGGCAAGCGACACGTTACACGCTCGGTTGTCTAGAGCATTTTCCTTtggcaaccaaacaaacctTTCCAGAAGCGAACCGTTTGTGCATGATGGATAGATGGATTTTAAGCCGTCTCGCAAGCACCATACAAGTTTGCAGTGAAGCATTCGAAGGGTACAATTTTCATCTAGCAACCGCAGCGCTGAAAACCTTTTTCTACACCAATCTGTGTGATGTCTATTTG GAAACCACTAAAATCAACATGAAAACAGAACACGCAGCCAAGGCATCGGTGCAATGTGCCGTGCTTCATCATTGTCTTACGACCGGGTTATGCTATCTGGAACCGTTCGCTCCCTTCCTAGCAGCGGAGCTTCTCTCACACTTGGCCTTGGAAACGAAGATGGATGAGTTTAATACATCGTTACAACCAAAGATCGATTCTGAGCTCGAAGCAAACGTGGATCAGTTGTTACTTATTTGTCAGCATATACGACAATCGAAAAACGAGCACATCATACCAATCGTACGGAAGCATAATCCGGTAGCTCATATCTACGTCAGGCGGAGCGGTCTTTACGATTTAGTGCACTCGCAAGAATCGATAATACGTCAGCTAACGCTTTGCCACAATGTTCTACTACACACCGAGGAGGCATCGTTCGACCGATTACGACCAAACTTCGCGGTGCAATCTTCCGTCAACCACGAGTGTACTGTTGGAGTGGTGGCCGATGGACTGGATTTTTCGTCAAAGGATAACGGCGGTGTAGCGATGGCGACTCACACCAAGAAAGTACAGAAGTTGGAagccgaaatcgaaaaactgtGCAAAACCGTAAACAACGAAGGTTACCGGAAGTCGGCAAGCGAAGCAGTACAAAAAAAGCACCAGGAGCGGGTATGTGCATCAAAACCTTCATATAGTTTGATGGTGAAAGTTTCACCCTCTCAACTCTGCTGTTTGATTTTAGCTAAAAGAACTACAAAAACAGCGagaagaaatcataaaaatggcCCCACAAAGATAATACACTTAACGTATCGCCTCCCAGCCTAG
- the LOC131206005 gene encoding valine--tRNA ligase isoform X2 translates to MLQRLLQQHGSTVRYVKIWIHCTTTARNFVTKRDIAPAYKPSLVEAKVHANDSLPRIQYNNAKHELATGKRYSILLPPPNVTGELHLGHALTCAVQDALIRYARNNGKTPLWIPGMDHAGIATQVVVEKRIRKDLNVSRHELGRERFLEEILRWKKEKECTIRSALHQLGCSMDWHREYFTMDEQQSVAVKEAFVRLFENGLVYRDKSLVNWSCSLESAISDVEVESLQLDGPTALAVPGYNKSVTFGQLVDIAYRVQGSTEEIVVSTTRPETFLGDVAVAVHPEDGRYSHLRNKSTFLWHPVRKEDIPLIFDESVDRAFGTGAVKITPAHDRFDFEIARKHQLATVEVLNEQGIVREHFDPFSGLPRYEARERLMDYLSKLSLLRGIRPHAMVLPVCSRSKDVVELLLRPQWFVRCREMAQRAVAVVQDGKLQIIPKVFEREWFRWLEDCHDWCISRQLWWGHRIPAFRVQHGGRTHWVAARSLAEAREKYVRQIQHQAENVSNEPITVEQDTDVLDTWFSSALLPFSTTGWPHAKSPNKEEYPLDLMETGHDILFFWVARMVMLGQELTGELPFRKVLLHGIICDEHGRKMSKSLGNVIKPDHVIQGITLERLEAETDASFRQGILSELELKKSLAGQRKMFPDGIAESGTDALRFTLCSVNVKNHFIHFNAQEAHTNKLFFNKIWQATRYTLGCLEHFPLATKQTFPEANRLCMMDRWILSRLASTIQVCSEAFEGYNFHLATAALKTFFYTNLCDVYLETTKINMKTEHAAKASVQCAVLHHCLTTGLCYLEPFAPFLAAELLSHLALETKMDEFNTSLQPKIDSELEANVDQLLLICQHIRQSKNEHIIPIVRKHNPVAHIYVRRSGLYDLVHSQESIIRQLTLCHNVLLHTEEASFDRLRPNFAVQSSVNHECTVGVVADGLDFSSKDNGGVAMATHTKKVQKLEAEIEKLCKTVNNEGYRKSASEAVQKKHQERLKELQKQREEIIKMAPQR, encoded by the exons ATGCTTCAGCGACTACTTCAGCAGCATGGGTCTACAGTAcgatatgtgaaaatatggaTACACTGCACCACAACTGCAAGGAATTTCGTTACAAAACGAG ATATTGCACCGGCCTATAAACCATCTCTagttgaagcaaaagttcatGCTAACGACTCTCTGCCGAGGATACAGTACAACAATGCTAAACACGAACTGGCCACTGGCAAACGTTACAGTATCCTTCTACCACCCCCGAACGTAACCGGTGAGCTACATTTGGGACATGCTCTTACCTGCGCCGTTCAAGATGCTCTGATCCGCTACGCAAGGAACAATGGTAAAACACCGCTATGGATACCCGGCATGGATCACGCCGGGATCGCAACGCAGGTTGTGGTTGAGAAGCGTATTCGAAAGGATCTTAATGTATCCCGACATGAGCTTGGAAGGGAACGCTTTCTGGAAGAAATTTtacggtggaaaaaagaaaaagaatgcaCCATTCGAAGTGCCCTCCACCAGCTGGGATGTTCTATGGACTGGCACAGGGAGTACTTTACCATGGACGAACAGCAATCGGTCGCAGTGAAGGAAGCTTTTGTGCGACTCTTCGAAAATGGCTTGGTGTATCGCGACAAATCGTTGGTGAACTGGTCATGTAGTCTAGAATCGGCCATTTCGGACGTTGAAGTTGAAAGCTTGCAACTCGACGGTCCCACTGCGTTGGCTGTACCAGGATACAACAAAAGTGTTACGTTTGGGCAACTAGTGGACATAGCATACCGTGTGCAAGGGTCTACCGAGGAAATCGTTGTCTCTACTACACGCCCAGAGACTTTTCTCGGTGACGTCGCGGTCGCCGTACACCCGGAGGATGGACGGTACTCGCATTTGCGTAACAAAAGTACCTTCCTCTGGCATCCGGTACGCAAAGAGGATATTCCGCTCATCTTTGACGAGTCGGTTGACCGAGCCTTTGGAACAGGGGCAGTTAAGATAACGCCCGCCCACGATAGGTTCGACTTTGAGATAGCCCGCAAGCACCAACTAGCCACTGTCGAAGTTCTGAACGAGCAGGGAATCGTTCGGGAGCATTTCGACCCCTTCTCCGGTTTGCCCCGATACGAAGCCCGCGAACGGTTGATGGATTATCTTTCGAAGCTATCGTTACTGCGGGGCATAAGGCCGCACGCCATGGTATTGCCGGTTTGTTCGCGATCAAAAGACGTGGTTGAGTTGTTACTACGGCCCCAGTGGTTCGTACGGTGTCGAGAAATGGCACAACGGGCGGTAGCAGTCGTGCAGGATGGAAAGCTTCAAATTATACCAAAGGTGTTCGAACGGGAATGGTTCCGATGGCTGGAGGACTGTCACGATTGGTGTATTTCCCGGCAACTTTGGTGGGGACATCGAATTCCTGCGTTTCGCGTGCAACACGGAGGTCGCACCCACTGGGTTGCTGCTCGGTCCTTAGCTGAGGCACGAGAAAAATACGTCCGGCAAATACAACACCAAGCAGAAAACGTGAGCAACGAACCGATAACAGTGGAACAAGATACCGACGTACTAGACACGTGGTTTTCTTCGGCCCTACTACCGTTCTCTACGACTGGTTGGCCTCATGCGAAGTCACCCAATAAGGAAGAATATCCTCTGGATCTGATGGAGACCGGCCacgatattttgtttttctgggTAGCGCGTATGGTAATGCTCGGCCAAGAACTGACAGGAGAACTGCCTTTTCGTAAGGTGTTGCTTCATGGTATCATCTGCGACGAGCACGGGCGTAAAATGTCCAAGAGTCTCGGTAACGTCATCAAACCGGATCACGTGATACAAGGCATAACACTGGAACGGttggaagcggaaacggatgCTTCCTTTAGGCAGGGTATACTGTCGGAACTGGAACTGAAGAAATCACTTGCCGGACAGCGTAAGATGTTCCCCGATGGGATTGCTGAGAGTGGCACCGATGCATTGCGCTTTACTTTGTGTTCAGTAAACGTGAAGAACCATTTCATACACTTCAACGCACAGGAAGCGCATACCAACAAgctatttttcaacaaaatctGGCAAGCGACACGTTACACGCTCGGTTGTCTAGAGCATTTTCCTTtggcaaccaaacaaacctTTCCAGAAGCGAACCGTTTGTGCATGATGGATAGATGGATTTTAAGCCGTCTCGCAAGCACCATACAAGTTTGCAGTGAAGCATTCGAAGGGTACAATTTTCATCTAGCAACCGCAGCGCTGAAAACCTTTTTCTACACCAATCTGTGTGATGTCTATTTG GAAACCACTAAAATCAACATGAAAACAGAACACGCAGCCAAGGCATCGGTGCAATGTGCCGTGCTTCATCATTGTCTTACGACCGGGTTATGCTATCTGGAACCGTTCGCTCCCTTCCTAGCAGCGGAGCTTCTCTCACACTTGGCCTTGGAAACGAAGATGGATGAGTTTAATACATCGTTACAACCAAAGATCGATTCTGAGCTCGAAGCAAACGTGGATCAGTTGTTACTTATTTGTCAGCATATACGACAATCGAAAAACGAGCACATCATACCAATCGTACGGAAGCATAATCCGGTAGCTCATATCTACGTCAGGCGGAGCGGTCTTTACGATTTAGTGCACTCGCAAGAATCGATAATACGTCAGCTAACGCTTTGCCACAATGTTCTACTACACACCGAGGAGGCATCGTTCGACCGATTACGACCAAACTTCGCGGTGCAATCTTCCGTCAACCACGAGTGTACTGTTGGAGTGGTGGCCGATGGACTGGATTTTTCGTCAAAGGATAACGGCGGTGTAGCGATGGCGACTCACACCAAGAAAGTACAGAAGTTGGAagccgaaatcgaaaaactgtGCAAAACCGTAAACAACGAAGGTTACCGGAAGTCGGCAAGCGAAGCAGTACAAAAAAAGCACCAGGAGCGG CTAAAAGAACTACAAAAACAGCGagaagaaatcataaaaatggcCCCACAAAGATAA